Proteins from a single region of Thalassophryne amazonica chromosome 22, fThaAma1.1, whole genome shotgun sequence:
- the LOC117503849 gene encoding pleckstrin homology domain-containing family A member 5-like isoform X5, with the protein MAADPEPDWISSLPCSWSYGVTRDGRVFFINEEAKSTAWLHPVTGETAATGHRKTPDLPTGWEEGYTFEGARCFINHNERKVTCKHPVSGAPSQDNCIFVVNEHVSCGALVHPDSSRPVPKTSSEQTSNNDKKEHPTSTMSEASNYTGGSDYSTFPSSPVTTTTITAASTRPSRPSKKLHNFGKRSNSIKRSLNAPVVKKNWLYKQDSTGMKLWKKRWFVLSDMCLFYYRDEKEDSILGSILLPSFYISMLSVDDHISKKYAFKATHPNMRTYYFCTDTAKEMESWMKVMTDAALVHTEPIRRVDKLKVDQQTPHELNNLRNHRNLTQPEIQNNERNREPVRQHSLSRADDKKQKGVEKHDCQKEREYYTLQRDGERYSLKKDGVSYVLQKDGDKYLLHKDGEKFLLRKDGDRYSLQKDGDMCAVHKDLETFTAPKSNEKYKRIPTEEKCTLSKEEEKYLLAKERENYALQKLVERHALQNDGQYVPQKEVRRQLSLKETDRYGTMTDTDSKYGTLKEVKKYSALREGDKYTPYREAEKYATIRQGGKYGLQWDLSADRSLTKISSIKLQPAQAAAIASAVSASRQGQANLDPHKIAHVNGSGEQSRNFRPAETDGGLTGGATRAAGSVEEPETDLSRTDSTQQQENWKRTLGMRVSDDESRSITSYQTLPRNMPSHRAQMVPRYPEGYRTLPRNSMMRPDSICGVAGSAYDRALNPASTLTTAEKRRSMRDDTMWQLYEWQQRQAFSRQSLALPPAAGHYGTLPVTKTTRHLSEHTVVQSIPTSPSHGSLALYGTFSPPRQQLAHNPSPQSDLSSPVFLEDTTLDRRQRPHLIKHGCAPPDRRSVTAAVPAQSITPQSLQGKTPEELTLLLIKLRRQQAELNSLREHTVAQLMALGMEGPNVKVKTEEYKDDSIIQRTEDMDTDTKLSRLCEQDKVVRMQEDKLQQLHREKDTLETALLSASQELNARGSAPAATQNLIQQRDVLQSGLLSTCRELSRVSAELERSWNEYDRLESDVTLTKSNLLEQLEALGSPQTEPPSQRHIQIQKELWRIQDVMEALAKTKVQRSTDSSFPASRPLSSLQKNEAVALLTLGSFKEGDCVPPRPPLPQYYDSECSSHHAQSSARLPPPTYRPEDRKPTCRNGAHSQAPDYRLYKSEPELTTVKEEVDEVNTEDKTEISVEAKEAAASKVPSYHVGIVPSRTKSPKKPPESSTIASYVTLRKTKKPESRFDRPRSAVDQFGFGEREVGRTRMSLEEQLERMRRNQEASSLREKKRETPSRSPSFNKDQPFPILQNQVQAGGPCSNPDLDSALQQVKGSVLEESGTAATTHTQTSSQGESHPAVIVDLNTEHQLVETGNLQTFEEDQSREPDVTPSDNSLGTTSPEPDVDQLEVMQTHEQETVREEKLEMSLTSYKQLTTDDKHNNNMLTYLHSGDQGYVSGAGFKSTTVSCRVQIQPESATS; encoded by the exons TCACAATGAGCGGAAGGTGACGTGCAAACACCCGGTGTCCGGTGCACCATCCCAGGACAACTGCATCTTTGTTGTCAATGAACA TGTGAGTTGTGGAGCTCTTGTTCATCCCGACAGCAGCAG ACCTGTTCCTAAGACTTCATCAGAGCAGACCAGCAACAACGACAAGAAGGAGCATCCTACCAGCACCATGAGCGAGGCGTCAAATTACACCGGCGGCTCGGACTACAGCACCTTCCCCAGCAGCCCAGTCACAACCACAACCATCACCGCCGCCTCCACACGG CCTTCGAGACCTTCCAAAAAACTTCACAACTTCGGCAAGAGGTCCAACTCCATCAAGAGAAGCCTCAACGCTCCGGTGGTCAAGAAGAACTGGCTCTACAAACAG GACAGCACAGGCATGAAGCTGTGGAAGAAGAGGTGGTTTGTTCTGTCGGACATGTGCCTCTTCTATTACCGCG aTGAAAAAGAGGACAGCATTCTGGGGAGTATCCTGCTGCCCAGCTTCTACATCTCCATGCTGTCTGTGGACGATCACATCAGTAAAAAATACGCCTTCAAG GCGACTCACCCCAACATGCGGACTTATTATTTCTGCACGGACACCGCCAAAGAGATGGAGTCCTGGATGAAGGTGATGACTGATGCTGCCCTTGTCCACACGGAACCTATCAGAAG AGTGGACAAGTTAAAAGTAGACCAGCAGACTCCTCATGAACTGAACAATTTACGGAACCACAGAAACCTGACCCAACCTGAGATCCAGAACAACGAACGGAACCGTGAACCTGTGCGCCAGCACTCCCTGTCACGGGCCGATGACAAAAAGCAGAAAGGTGTGGAGAAACATGACTGCCAGAAGGAGCGGGAATACTACACGTTACAGCGAGATGGCGAACGGTACTCACTGAAGAAAGATGGAGTGAGCTACGTGCTTCAGAAGGACGGAGACAAATATCTCCTGCACAAGGATGGAGAGAAGTTCTTGCTGCGGAAGGACGGTGACAGGTACTCCCTGCAGAAAGACGGAGACATGTGTGCTGTTCACAAAGATCTGGAGACGTTCACAGCCCCGAAAAGTAATGAAAAGTACAAACGGATCCCGACGGAGGAGAAATGCACTTTGTCTAAAGAGGAGGAAAAGTATTTGCTCGCAAAGGAGAGAGAGAATTATGCACTGCAGAAATTAGTGGAAAGGCATGCGCTCCAGAACGATGGACAATATGTTCCTCAGAAGGAAGTAAGGAGACAGCTGTCTTTGAAGGAGACGGACAGGTATGGCACCATGACGGACACAGACAGTAAATACGGCACTCTGAAAGAAGTGAAGAAGTACAGCGCCCTCCGAGAAGGCGACAAATACACTCCTTACAGAGAGGCAGAGAAGTATGCCACCATTCGTCAGGGAGGTAAATATGGCCTCCAGTGGGACCTGAGCGCGGACAGGTCCCTCACCAAGATCAGCAGCATCAAACTTCAGCCCGCTCAGGCTGCCGCCATTGCATCTGCAGTGTCAGCTTCCCGCCAGGGCCAGGCTAACCTCGACCCCCATAAGATCGCTCACGTAAACGGTTCCGGAGAGCAGTCCAGGAATTTCAGGCCAGCAGAGACGGATGGCGGGTTGACTGGTGGTGCAACACGGGCTGCTGGCTCAGTGGAGGAGCCAGAGACAGACCTGTCCAGAACGGACTCCACACAGCAGCAGGAGAACTGGAAACGCACGCTCGGGATGAGAGTATCAGATGATGAGAGCAGGAG CATCACCTCGTACCAGACTTTGCCCAGAAACATGCCCAGCCACCGTGCCCAGATGGTACCCCGTTACCCTGAGGGTTATCGCACGCTGCCCCGCAACAGCATGATGAGGCCCGACAGCATCTGCGGCGTGGCGGGGTCTGCGTATGACCGCGCCCTCAATCCTGCCTCCACCCTCACCACGGCAGAGAAGAGGAGGTCGATGAGAGACGACACCATGTGGCAGCTCTACGAGTGGCAGCAAAGGCAGGCCTTCTCCAGGCAAAGTCTGGCTCTGCCACCAG CTGCGGGTCACTATGGCACCCTGCCCGTCACCAAGACGACGCGCCACCTCTCTGAACACACCGTGGTCCAGTCGATCCCCACGTCGCCATCTCACGGCTCGCTGGCTCTCTACGGCACCTTCTCTCCTCCACGCCAGCAGCTCGCTCACAACCCCAGCCCCCAGTCTGACCTGTCCTCACCCGTCTTCTTGGAAGACACCACACTGGACCGCCGCCAAAGACCACATCTCATCAAG CACGGCTGCGCCCCCCCAGACCGTCGATCTGTCACAGCGGCTGTTCCCGCTCAGAGCATCACGCCACAGTCGCTGCAGGGAAAGACG CCCGAGGAGCTGACCCTGCTGCTGATCAAACTCCGCCGGCAGCAGGCGGAGCTCAACAGTCTGCGGGAGCACACAGTGGCGCAACTGATGGCCCTGGGCATGGAGGGGCCCAACGTCAAG GTCAAAACGGAAGAATACAAAGATGACTCCATCATCCAGCGGACGGAGGACATGGACACAGAC aCCAAACTGAGTCGACTCTGCGAGCAGGACAAGGTGGTGAGGATGCAGGAGGACAAACTGCAGCAGCTGCACCGTGAAAAG gacACCCTGGAGACGGCGCTGTTGTCTGCCAGTCAGGAGCTCAATGCACGAGGCTCCGCCCCCGCGGCCACGCAGAACCTCATCCagcagcgggacgtcctgcagagcGGCCTGCTGAGCACCTGTAGAGAGCTGTCCCGAGTCAGCGCT GAGCTGGAGCGCTCTTGGAACGAGTATGACCGACTGGAATCTGACGTCACGCTGACTAAATCTAATCTGTTGGAGCAGCTGGAGGCTCTGGGCAGCCcacag ACAGAACCTCCAAGCCAGCGGCACATCCAGATCCAGAAGGAGCTGTGGAGGATCCAGGACGTGATGGAGGCTCTGGCCAAAACCAAAGTCCAGCGGAGCACAGACAGCA GTTTTCCTGCTTCCAGGCCTCTGTCCAGCCTTCAGAAGAACGAG GCAGTCGCCCTGCTGACGCTGGGTTCCTTCAAAGAGGGCGACTGTGTTCCGCCACGCCCGCCCCTCCCTCAGTACTATGACTCAGAGTGCTCCTCCCACCACGCTCAGTCCAGCGCCCGCCTGCCTCCTCCCACATACCGCCCTGAGGACCGCAAGCCCACCTGCAGGAACGGGGCTCACAGC CAAGCTCCAGATTACCGGCTGTATAAGAGTGAGCCCGAGCTGACTACAGTGAAGGAGGAAGTGGACGAGGTCAACACCGAGGACAAGACAGAGATATCTGTGGAGGCTAAAGAGGCTGCAGCCTCTAAAG TTCCGTCTTACCATGTGGGCATTGTTCCTTCCAGGACCAAATCACCCAAGAAGCCCCCTGAGTCGTCCACCATCGCCTCCTACGTTACGCTGAGGAAGACGAAAAAACCAGAGTCCAGATTT GATCGTCCCAGAAGTGCAGTGGATCAGTTCGGATTTGGAGAGCGGGAAGTGGGCAGAACCAGGATGAGCCTGGAAGAGCAGCTGGAGAGGATGAGGAGAAACCAAGAGGCTTCCTCACTCAGAGAGAAGAAGAGAGAAACGCCGTCCCGCTCGCCGTCCTTCAACAAAGACCAACCCTTTCCCATCCTGCAG AACCAGGTCCAGGCAGGAGGACCGTGCTCGAACCCAGACTTGGACTCGGCACTGCAGCAAGTGAAGGGGTCTGTCCTGGAGGAGAGTGGGACGGCTGCTACGACACATACACAGACGTCCTCACAG GGTGAAAGTCACCCCGCGGTGATTGTGGACCTGAACACAGAGCATCAGCTCGTGGAAACAGGGAACCTTCAAACCTTTGAAGAAGACCAAAGCAGAGAGCCAGATGTGACCCCAAGCGACAACAG CCTCGGGACAACCAGCCCAGAACCGGACGTGGACCAGCTGGAAGTGATGCAGACACACGAACAGGAAACGGTCAGAGAGGAGAAGCTGGAGATGAGCCTCACTTCCTACAAGCAGTTAACAACAGAcgacaaacacaacaacaacatgttGACGT ACCTTCACTCTGGTGACCAGGGATATGTGAGCGGTGCCGGCTTCAAGTCCACAACGGTGTCCTGTAGAGTTCAAATACAGCCAGAGAGTGCCACCTCCTGA
- the LOC117503849 gene encoding pleckstrin homology domain-containing family A member 5-like isoform X10: MAADPEPDWISSLPCSWSYGVTRDGRVFFINEEAKSTAWLHPVTGETAATGHRKTPDLPTGWEEGYTFEGARCFINHNERKVTCKHPVSGAPSQDNCIFVVNEQPVPKTSSEQTSNNDKKEHPTSTMSEASNYTGGSDYSTFPSSPVTTTTITAASTRPSRPSKKLHNFGKRSNSIKRSLNAPVVKKNWLYKQDSTGMKLWKKRWFVLSDMCLFYYRDEKEDSILGSILLPSFYISMLSVDDHISKKYAFKATHPNMRTYYFCTDTAKEMESWMKVMTDAALVHTEPIRRVDKLKVDQQTPHELNNLRNHRNLTQPEIQNNERNREPVRQHSLSRADDKKQKGVEKHDCQKEREYYTLQRDGERYSLKKDGVSYVLQKDGDKYLLHKDGEKFLLRKDGDRYSLQKDGDMCAVHKDLETFTAPKSNEKYKRIPTEEKCTLSKEEEKYLLAKERENYALQKLVERHALQNDGQYVPQKEVRRQLSLKETDRYGTMTDTDSKYGTLKEVKKYSALREGDKYTPYREAEKYATIRQGGKYGLQWDLSADRSLTKISSIKLQPAQAAAIASAVSASRQGQANLDPHKIAHVNGSGEQSRNFRPAETDGGLTGGATRAAGSVEEPETDLSRTDSTQQQENWKRTLGMRVSDDESRSITSYQTLPRNMPSHRAQMVPRYPEGYRTLPRNSMMRPDSICGVAGSAYDRALNPASTLTTAEKRRSMRDDTMWQLYEWQQRQAFSRQSLALPPAAGHYGTLPVTKTTRHLSEHTVVQSIPTSPSHGSLALYGTFSPPRQQLAHNPSPQSDLSSPVFLEDTTLDRRQRPHLIKHGCAPPDRRSVTAAVPAQSITPQSLQGKTPEELTLLLIKLRRQQAELNSLREHTVAQLMALGMEGPNVKTDVLCHHLQRNLMYLEKQKKENEPLIFMIHTMIENSAPRPQLYQQVKTEEYKDDSIIQRTEDMDTDTKLSRLCEQDKVVRMQEDKLQQLHREKDTLETALLSASQELNARGSAPAATQNLIQQRDVLQSGLLSTCRELSRVSAELERSWNEYDRLESDVTLTKSNLLEQLEALGSPQTEPPSQRHIQIQKELWRIQDVMEALAKTKVQRSTDSSFPASRPLSSLQKNEQAPDYRLYKSEPELTTVKEEVDEVNTEDKTEISVEAKEAAASKVPSYHVGIVPSRTKSPKKPPESSTIASYVTLRKTKKPESRFDRPRSAVDQFGFGEREVGRTRMSLEEQLERMRRNQEASSLREKKRETPSRSPSFNKDQPFPILQNQVQAGGPCSNPDLDSALQQVKGSVLEESGTAATTHTQTSSQGESHPAVIVDLNTEHQLVETGNLQTFEEDQSREPDVTPSDNSLGTTSPEPDVDQLEVMQTHEQETVREEKLEMSLTSYKQLTTDDKHNNNMLTYLHSGDQGYVSGAGFKSTTVSCRVQIQPESATS; this comes from the exons TCACAATGAGCGGAAGGTGACGTGCAAACACCCGGTGTCCGGTGCACCATCCCAGGACAACTGCATCTTTGTTGTCAATGAACA ACCTGTTCCTAAGACTTCATCAGAGCAGACCAGCAACAACGACAAGAAGGAGCATCCTACCAGCACCATGAGCGAGGCGTCAAATTACACCGGCGGCTCGGACTACAGCACCTTCCCCAGCAGCCCAGTCACAACCACAACCATCACCGCCGCCTCCACACGG CCTTCGAGACCTTCCAAAAAACTTCACAACTTCGGCAAGAGGTCCAACTCCATCAAGAGAAGCCTCAACGCTCCGGTGGTCAAGAAGAACTGGCTCTACAAACAG GACAGCACAGGCATGAAGCTGTGGAAGAAGAGGTGGTTTGTTCTGTCGGACATGTGCCTCTTCTATTACCGCG aTGAAAAAGAGGACAGCATTCTGGGGAGTATCCTGCTGCCCAGCTTCTACATCTCCATGCTGTCTGTGGACGATCACATCAGTAAAAAATACGCCTTCAAG GCGACTCACCCCAACATGCGGACTTATTATTTCTGCACGGACACCGCCAAAGAGATGGAGTCCTGGATGAAGGTGATGACTGATGCTGCCCTTGTCCACACGGAACCTATCAGAAG AGTGGACAAGTTAAAAGTAGACCAGCAGACTCCTCATGAACTGAACAATTTACGGAACCACAGAAACCTGACCCAACCTGAGATCCAGAACAACGAACGGAACCGTGAACCTGTGCGCCAGCACTCCCTGTCACGGGCCGATGACAAAAAGCAGAAAGGTGTGGAGAAACATGACTGCCAGAAGGAGCGGGAATACTACACGTTACAGCGAGATGGCGAACGGTACTCACTGAAGAAAGATGGAGTGAGCTACGTGCTTCAGAAGGACGGAGACAAATATCTCCTGCACAAGGATGGAGAGAAGTTCTTGCTGCGGAAGGACGGTGACAGGTACTCCCTGCAGAAAGACGGAGACATGTGTGCTGTTCACAAAGATCTGGAGACGTTCACAGCCCCGAAAAGTAATGAAAAGTACAAACGGATCCCGACGGAGGAGAAATGCACTTTGTCTAAAGAGGAGGAAAAGTATTTGCTCGCAAAGGAGAGAGAGAATTATGCACTGCAGAAATTAGTGGAAAGGCATGCGCTCCAGAACGATGGACAATATGTTCCTCAGAAGGAAGTAAGGAGACAGCTGTCTTTGAAGGAGACGGACAGGTATGGCACCATGACGGACACAGACAGTAAATACGGCACTCTGAAAGAAGTGAAGAAGTACAGCGCCCTCCGAGAAGGCGACAAATACACTCCTTACAGAGAGGCAGAGAAGTATGCCACCATTCGTCAGGGAGGTAAATATGGCCTCCAGTGGGACCTGAGCGCGGACAGGTCCCTCACCAAGATCAGCAGCATCAAACTTCAGCCCGCTCAGGCTGCCGCCATTGCATCTGCAGTGTCAGCTTCCCGCCAGGGCCAGGCTAACCTCGACCCCCATAAGATCGCTCACGTAAACGGTTCCGGAGAGCAGTCCAGGAATTTCAGGCCAGCAGAGACGGATGGCGGGTTGACTGGTGGTGCAACACGGGCTGCTGGCTCAGTGGAGGAGCCAGAGACAGACCTGTCCAGAACGGACTCCACACAGCAGCAGGAGAACTGGAAACGCACGCTCGGGATGAGAGTATCAGATGATGAGAGCAGGAG CATCACCTCGTACCAGACTTTGCCCAGAAACATGCCCAGCCACCGTGCCCAGATGGTACCCCGTTACCCTGAGGGTTATCGCACGCTGCCCCGCAACAGCATGATGAGGCCCGACAGCATCTGCGGCGTGGCGGGGTCTGCGTATGACCGCGCCCTCAATCCTGCCTCCACCCTCACCACGGCAGAGAAGAGGAGGTCGATGAGAGACGACACCATGTGGCAGCTCTACGAGTGGCAGCAAAGGCAGGCCTTCTCCAGGCAAAGTCTGGCTCTGCCACCAG CTGCGGGTCACTATGGCACCCTGCCCGTCACCAAGACGACGCGCCACCTCTCTGAACACACCGTGGTCCAGTCGATCCCCACGTCGCCATCTCACGGCTCGCTGGCTCTCTACGGCACCTTCTCTCCTCCACGCCAGCAGCTCGCTCACAACCCCAGCCCCCAGTCTGACCTGTCCTCACCCGTCTTCTTGGAAGACACCACACTGGACCGCCGCCAAAGACCACATCTCATCAAG CACGGCTGCGCCCCCCCAGACCGTCGATCTGTCACAGCGGCTGTTCCCGCTCAGAGCATCACGCCACAGTCGCTGCAGGGAAAGACG CCCGAGGAGCTGACCCTGCTGCTGATCAAACTCCGCCGGCAGCAGGCGGAGCTCAACAGTCTGCGGGAGCACACAGTGGCGCAACTGATGGCCCTGGGCATGGAGGGGCCCAACGTCAAG ACTGATGTTCTTTGCCATCACCTCCAGAGGAACCTTATGTACCTGgagaagcag AAAAAGGAGAACGAGCCGCTAATCTTCATGATTCACACTATGATCGAGAACTCGGCACCACGGCCGCAACTCTACCAGCAA GTCAAAACGGAAGAATACAAAGATGACTCCATCATCCAGCGGACGGAGGACATGGACACAGAC aCCAAACTGAGTCGACTCTGCGAGCAGGACAAGGTGGTGAGGATGCAGGAGGACAAACTGCAGCAGCTGCACCGTGAAAAG gacACCCTGGAGACGGCGCTGTTGTCTGCCAGTCAGGAGCTCAATGCACGAGGCTCCGCCCCCGCGGCCACGCAGAACCTCATCCagcagcgggacgtcctgcagagcGGCCTGCTGAGCACCTGTAGAGAGCTGTCCCGAGTCAGCGCT GAGCTGGAGCGCTCTTGGAACGAGTATGACCGACTGGAATCTGACGTCACGCTGACTAAATCTAATCTGTTGGAGCAGCTGGAGGCTCTGGGCAGCCcacag ACAGAACCTCCAAGCCAGCGGCACATCCAGATCCAGAAGGAGCTGTGGAGGATCCAGGACGTGATGGAGGCTCTGGCCAAAACCAAAGTCCAGCGGAGCACAGACAGCA GTTTTCCTGCTTCCAGGCCTCTGTCCAGCCTTCAGAAGAACGAG CAAGCTCCAGATTACCGGCTGTATAAGAGTGAGCCCGAGCTGACTACAGTGAAGGAGGAAGTGGACGAGGTCAACACCGAGGACAAGACAGAGATATCTGTGGAGGCTAAAGAGGCTGCAGCCTCTAAAG TTCCGTCTTACCATGTGGGCATTGTTCCTTCCAGGACCAAATCACCCAAGAAGCCCCCTGAGTCGTCCACCATCGCCTCCTACGTTACGCTGAGGAAGACGAAAAAACCAGAGTCCAGATTT GATCGTCCCAGAAGTGCAGTGGATCAGTTCGGATTTGGAGAGCGGGAAGTGGGCAGAACCAGGATGAGCCTGGAAGAGCAGCTGGAGAGGATGAGGAGAAACCAAGAGGCTTCCTCACTCAGAGAGAAGAAGAGAGAAACGCCGTCCCGCTCGCCGTCCTTCAACAAAGACCAACCCTTTCCCATCCTGCAG AACCAGGTCCAGGCAGGAGGACCGTGCTCGAACCCAGACTTGGACTCGGCACTGCAGCAAGTGAAGGGGTCTGTCCTGGAGGAGAGTGGGACGGCTGCTACGACACATACACAGACGTCCTCACAG GGTGAAAGTCACCCCGCGGTGATTGTGGACCTGAACACAGAGCATCAGCTCGTGGAAACAGGGAACCTTCAAACCTTTGAAGAAGACCAAAGCAGAGAGCCAGATGTGACCCCAAGCGACAACAG CCTCGGGACAACCAGCCCAGAACCGGACGTGGACCAGCTGGAAGTGATGCAGACACACGAACAGGAAACGGTCAGAGAGGAGAAGCTGGAGATGAGCCTCACTTCCTACAAGCAGTTAACAACAGAcgacaaacacaacaacaacatgttGACGT ACCTTCACTCTGGTGACCAGGGATATGTGAGCGGTGCCGGCTTCAAGTCCACAACGGTGTCCTGTAGAGTTCAAATACAGCCAGAGAGTGCCACCTCCTGA